The following are from one region of the Lynx canadensis isolate LIC74 chromosome D4, mLynCan4.pri.v2, whole genome shotgun sequence genome:
- the TTF1 gene encoding transcription termination factor 1, translating to MEGGPSRLEIHTPVFDKKKKKYSVYKEGHLRSSHESFRDTPLTSEQHHITKSKKKRKDFQHFHSSPLQKSEICEETEKTTSIPKKNKKRRQKALGVDEETGVVYVLVDKENIKDTPKNFRSDVDVVYVDTSKEQEPTQEPDADEPQSVPKSHENESEEPHHKVREKKSKKHRKKAASGDAVQDSPHASLPLPEVEPPQPEAPLSVGPEGEIAQLPIPAGKKKSKKKKRKISHNREFEAVPGPEGLENVHSEGCRGVSGVKKKSKKRKRSSAESPVAPGGEFSALAASLEDAHFDSLQGNGTLIEEREEPRPREEKTQACMEEVQRLEPTNEEEGRLEVATGSETRYLSEESRDLGDSDVDLDSAVKQLQEFIPDIKERAATTIKRMYRDDLGRFKEFKAQGVAIRFGKFSVKENKQLEKNVQEFLSLTGIDNADKLLYTDRYPEEKSVITDLKRKYSFRLHIGKGIARPWKLVYYRAKKMFDVNNYKGRYSKGDMEKLKIYHSLHGNDWKKIGEMVARSSLSVALKFSQISSPRNHGAWSKTETQKLIKAVEEVILKKMSPHELQEMDSKLQENPDGRLSIVRESLYKGISWVEVEAKVETRNWMQCKSKWTEILTKRMTNGRDVYRGVNALRAKINLIERLYEINVEDANEIDWEDLASTIGDVPPSYVQTKFYKLKATCVPFWQKKTFPEIIDYLYETSLPLLKEKLEKMMEKKGAEIQTPAAPRQVFLLRDIFYCDDTSEGEDGEEKN from the exons ATGGAAGGAGGACCGAGCAGATTGGAAATTCATACCCCAGTatttgataagaaaaagaaaaaatactctgTATATAAGGAAGGACACCTAAGGAGTTCCCATGAAAGTTTCAGAGACACTCCTCTGACAAGTGAACAGCATCACATAACcaagagtaaaaaaaagagaaaggatttcCAGCATTTTCATTCTTCCCCTTTGCAAAAATCAGAAATTTGCGAGGAGACTGAAAAGACCACTTCTAtacccaaaaagaataaaaagagaagacagaaggctTTGGgggtagatgaggaaacaggcgtGGTGTACGTCCtggtggataaagaaaatatcaagGACACGCCGAAGAATTTTAGGAGCGACGTCGATGTCGTGTACGTGGACACGAGCAAGGAACAAGAGCCAACACAAGAGCCTGATGCAGACGAACCACAGTCCGTTCCCAAGTCACATGAAAATGAGTCCGAAGAACCGCATCATAAAGTCAgggagaaaaagagtaaaaaacatCGGAAGAAAGCGGCATCGGGCGATGCTGTGCAGGACAGCCCGCATGCGAGCCTGCCCCTGCCCGAGGTGGAACCACCCCAGCCAGAAGCCCCCCTTTCCGTGGGCCCAGAGGGCGAAATTGCCCAGCTGCCAATACCCGCAggtaaaaaaaagtctaagaaaaaaaagagaaaaatttcacaCAACCGGGAATTTGAGGCAGTGCCCGGGCCTGAGGGTCTGGAGAACGTGCACTCCGAAGGATGTCGAGGGGTCAGCGGTGTAAAGAAAAAGTCTAAGAAACGGAAGCGAAGCTCTGCTGAAAGCCCCGTAGCGCCTGGTGGGGAGTTTTCAGCGCTCGCTGCCAGCTTGGAGGACGCGCACTTTGATTCACTGCAGGGAAATGGCACCTTGATTGAAGAAAGGGAGGAGCCCAGGCCACGGGAGGAGAAAACCCAGGCCTGTATGGAAGAGGTGCAGAG GTTGGAACCTACAAACGAAGAAGAAGGCCGTCTGGAAGTGGCCACAGGTTCCGAAACGAGATACTTATCCGAAGAGTCGAGAGATTTGGGCGACTCGGATGTGGATTTGGACTCGGCCGTGAAGCAGCTCCAGGAGTTCATCCCCGACATCAAGGAAAGGGCCGCCACCACCATCAAGAGGATGTACCGGGATGACTTAGGGCGGTTTAAGGAATTCAAGGCACAGG GTGTCGCTATTAGATTTGGCAAGTTTTCTGTAAAGGAAAATAAGCAGTTAGAGAAGAACGTGCAAGAATTTCTGTCCCTGACCGGAATTGACAATGCGGACAAGCTGCTGTATACAGACAGATACCCAGAGGAGAAATCTGTGATCACCGACTTGAAAAGAAAATACTCCTTTAGACTGCACATCG GGAAGGGCATTGCCCGGCCCTGGAAACTCGTTTACTATCGAGCAAAGAAGATGTTTGATGTCAACAATTACAAGGGCAG gtACAGCAAAGGAGACATGGAGAAGTTAAAGATCTACCACTCCCTGCACGGAAACGACTGGAAGAAGATTGGCGAGATGGTGGCTCGAAGTAGCCTCTCTGTTGCCCTGaagttctcccagatcagcagcC CGAGAAACCACGGTGCTTGGAGTAAGACGGAAACCCAGAAGCTAATCAAGGCTGTGGAAGAAGTGATTCTAAAGAAAATGTCTCCCCACGAGTTACAGGAGATGGATTCTAAGCTCCAAGAGAACCCCGACGGCCGCCTGTCTATTGTCAGGGAAAGTCTGTACAAGGGCATTTCTTGGGTAGAAGTAGAAGCCAAAGTAGAAACCAGAAATTGGATGCAGTGTAAAAGTAAGTG GACGGAAATTCTAACCAAGAGGATGACGAATGGTCGGGATGTGTACCGCGGAGTGAATGCCCTGCGGGCCAAAATCAACCTGATCGAAAG gTTGTATGAAATAAACGTGGAAGATGCTAATGAAATAGACTGGGAAGATCTTGCTAGTACCATAGG TGATGTCCCGCCGTCCTACGTTCAAACTAAGTTTTATAAGCTGAAAGCTACCTGTGTTCCCTTTTGGCAGAAGAAGACTTTTCCAG agATCATAGACTACCTTTACGAAACCAGTCTGCCTCTGCTTAAGGAAAAGTTAGAGAAGATGATGGAGAAAAAAGGTGCTGAAATCCAGACTCCCGCGGCGCCCAGGCAGGTGTTCCTACTCCGAGACATCTTTTATTGTGACGACACCAGTGAGGGAGAAGACGGGGAGGAGAAGAATTAA